Proteins co-encoded in one Streptomyces sp. NBC_01283 genomic window:
- a CDS encoding tryptophanase — translation MEPYRIKVVEPIAFTTRAERQAALKRVAYNPFDLRADEVTIDLLSDSGTGAISADQLAAGMHGDESYAGSRSYYRWHEVVSELTGYPHILPTHQGRAAERILFSALLKPGTSVLSNTHFDTTRANVELTGCQAYDLPCAEAKDLDSDYPFKGNIDLIALEQALENAHQAPVAAVLMTITNNGGGGQPVSMENLYRTAELCRRHDVPLILDAARFAENAWLVIQREPGYANRTPRQVAEEAFRLADGCVMSAKKDGIVHIGGFIGLKDPELAEKCAGLLIATEGFTTYGGLAGRDLDMMARGLVEVTESAYLAERADIAAYLAARIREAGVDIVEPAGLHALYVNAGRLLPHIPPHQYPGTALVCELYLRGGIRSAELGSLYLGEEDEQGNSIKTAPYELVRLALPRRVYTRSHYDHVAATLADIAKNPESVHGYRIVGQSPILRHFSIKLEPVQSGG, via the coding sequence GTGGAACCGTATCGCATCAAAGTTGTAGAACCGATCGCGTTCACCACCCGAGCGGAGCGCCAGGCCGCGCTGAAGCGGGTCGCCTACAACCCCTTCGATCTGCGTGCCGACGAGGTCACCATCGACCTGCTGAGCGACTCGGGGACCGGTGCCATCTCCGCGGACCAGCTCGCCGCTGGCATGCACGGCGACGAGTCCTACGCCGGCAGCCGCAGCTACTACCGGTGGCACGAGGTCGTCTCCGAACTCACCGGTTATCCCCACATCCTGCCGACACACCAGGGCCGTGCCGCCGAGCGCATCCTGTTCTCCGCCCTGCTCAAGCCCGGCACGAGCGTGCTGTCCAACACCCACTTCGACACCACCCGCGCCAACGTCGAACTGACCGGCTGCCAGGCCTACGACTTGCCCTGCGCCGAGGCGAAGGACCTCGACAGCGATTACCCGTTCAAGGGCAACATCGACCTGATCGCCCTTGAGCAGGCGTTGGAGAACGCGCATCAAGCGCCCGTGGCGGCCGTGCTGATGACCATCACCAACAATGGTGGCGGTGGCCAGCCGGTCAGCATGGAGAACCTGTACCGGACCGCCGAACTGTGCCGCCGCCACGACGTCCCCCTGATCCTGGATGCCGCGCGTTTCGCGGAGAACGCCTGGCTGGTGATCCAGCGCGAGCCCGGCTACGCCAACCGCACCCCCCGGCAGGTCGCCGAGGAAGCCTTCCGCCTTGCGGACGGCTGCGTCATGAGCGCGAAGAAGGACGGCATCGTCCACATCGGCGGCTTCATCGGTCTCAAGGACCCTGAACTCGCCGAGAAGTGCGCGGGCCTGCTCATCGCCACCGAGGGCTTCACCACCTACGGCGGCCTGGCCGGCCGTGACCTCGACATGATGGCCCGCGGACTTGTGGAAGTCACCGAATCGGCCTACCTCGCCGAACGCGCCGACATAGCCGCCTACCTCGCCGCGCGCATCCGCGAGGCCGGAGTCGACATCGTGGAGCCTGCAGGCCTGCACGCCCTCTACGTCAACGCCGGGCGGCTGTTGCCCCACATCCCCCCGCACCAGTACCCGGGCACCGCACTGGTCTGTGAGCTCTACCTACGCGGAGGCATCCGCTCGGCGGAGCTGGGCAGCCTGTACCTCGGGGAAGAGGACGAACAAGGCAACTCCATCAAGACCGCACCTTATGAACTCGTGCGGCTGGCACTCCCCCGTCGGGTCTACACCCGCAGCCATTACGACCATGTCGCCGCCACCCTGGCCGACATAGCCAAAAACCCCGAATCGGTGCACGGCTACCGCATCGTGGGTCAGTCGCCGATCCTTCGCCATTTCAGCATCAAGCTGGAGCCCGTGCAGTCCGGCGGCTGA
- a CDS encoding tryptophan dimethylallyltransferase family protein, which yields MTSLPEAGIPADEPGNATLGDHVLGQLQRLGAVVGLSEADTALYGQVLLDSLADSARRPLSLPPASPSFLSDDHTPVEFSLAGTSDAAPALRVLVEPGCTHEDMGDSGRAGLEAIHAMAARWNFSTHQLDALHDLFLPATAQGPLSLWYALDLRVGGVPGVKVYLNPSAAGPEHAAHTVQEALRRLGYDKAFAQLPSAAGYPFLALDLGSWESPRVKVYVKHPRMSADDACALSHASGAAAADIRHFFHTAAGPLPPSGQQENGTPRLLRRSALTCHSFTEGDSDPSGFTLHIPVRDYVRDDEEALDRATALLTRFGMDPTVLRRSLRALTQRQLTDGVGLIAYLALVYERNRQPRITAYLSSEAYLTRAPTEQYAQVGLLAAQRTQSALNSGRKAAGHAIPHTAPKEVSWNRIASKL from the coding sequence ATGACGTCCCTGCCGGAGGCGGGCATACCGGCAGACGAACCCGGTAATGCCACGCTCGGCGATCACGTGCTGGGTCAACTACAGCGCCTGGGCGCCGTGGTGGGCCTGAGCGAGGCGGACACCGCGCTGTACGGGCAGGTCCTGCTCGACTCCCTCGCGGACTCCGCCCGGCGACCGTTGTCTCTGCCCCCGGCGTCGCCCAGCTTCCTCTCCGACGACCACACCCCCGTCGAGTTCTCCCTGGCCGGCACGTCGGACGCCGCCCCGGCACTGCGGGTGCTCGTGGAGCCCGGATGCACCCACGAGGACATGGGCGACAGCGGCCGCGCCGGACTCGAGGCCATCCACGCGATGGCCGCCCGCTGGAACTTTTCCACCCATCAACTCGACGCCCTGCACGACTTGTTCCTCCCCGCTACGGCCCAGGGGCCGCTGTCACTGTGGTACGCGCTCGATCTGCGCGTGGGAGGGGTCCCCGGCGTCAAGGTCTATCTGAACCCCTCCGCCGCCGGACCCGAGCACGCCGCACACACCGTGCAAGAGGCGTTACGCCGACTTGGCTACGACAAGGCCTTCGCGCAGCTTCCCTCCGCGGCGGGCTATCCGTTCCTCGCCCTGGACCTGGGCTCCTGGGAGTCACCTCGCGTCAAGGTCTACGTGAAGCACCCGCGTATGTCGGCCGACGACGCCTGCGCGCTCAGCCATGCCTCCGGGGCCGCAGCGGCAGACATCCGCCACTTCTTCCACACGGCCGCCGGCCCCCTCCCGCCATCCGGGCAGCAAGAAAACGGTACGCCGCGCCTGCTGCGGCGGTCCGCGCTCACCTGCCATTCCTTCACCGAAGGCGACAGCGACCCCAGCGGCTTCACGCTCCACATCCCCGTCCGTGACTACGTGCGCGACGACGAGGAGGCCCTCGATCGGGCAACCGCCCTGCTGACCCGGTTCGGCATGGATCCCACGGTCCTGCGCCGGAGCCTGCGCGCTCTCACACAGCGACAGCTCACCGATGGTGTGGGGCTGATCGCCTACCTCGCTCTCGTGTACGAGCGAAACCGGCAGCCCCGCATCACGGCCTATCTGTCCTCTGAGGCCTATCTGACCAGGGCGCCGACAGAGCAGTACGCGCAAGTCGGTCTGTTAGCTGCGCAACGCACCCAGAGCGCTCTGAACTCCGGTCGCAAGGCCGCCGGTCATGCCATCCCGCACACCGCACCAAAGGAAGTCTCGTGGAACCGTATCGCATCAAAGTTGTAG
- a CDS encoding cytochrome P450, whose protein sequence is MTTPPVPPPGCPAHGSGQRISLDTPEFAANPHAYYRYMHQLGPTAPVTIAPGVEATLVTNYNAALELLQDPTTFRKDARRWRALNEGLIRPDSPVLPLLAYRPNCMFTDGAEHVRLRQAITESFARVSNSRLSRIVNQAAQFLINQFSARGSADLLRDYAQQLPLYVFNELFGCPAEIGDRVLFGISGMFDGVNAEQASQVLLQAVGELVALKRVHPGQDITSYLMQHPAQLTDEELAHTLVLLLGAGGEPEGNLIGNAFYTMLTVEEYARNGQFDKALDDTLWRNAPMSNYAPHYPVSDTDVAGDKVRAGELVLVSFGAANTALADQGADTRGHLAWSAGPHACPSKEPARLIALTGLEALFNALPDVELAVPADSLAWRPGPFNRALASLPVRFGAVTPRPAAAPEPTDASPRHQAHPPLAPTPAPAEPQATGKPARWSSFVRWLTGQ, encoded by the coding sequence ATGACAACCCCTCCCGTACCTCCGCCCGGCTGCCCCGCACACGGCAGTGGGCAGCGCATATCCCTTGACACCCCGGAGTTCGCCGCCAACCCGCACGCGTACTACCGTTACATGCATCAGCTCGGCCCCACGGCGCCGGTCACCATCGCGCCCGGCGTGGAGGCGACCTTGGTGACCAACTACAACGCGGCTCTTGAGCTGTTGCAGGATCCCACTACCTTCCGCAAGGACGCGCGCCGCTGGCGTGCGCTGAACGAGGGCCTCATCCGCCCCGACAGCCCGGTCCTGCCGTTGCTGGCCTACCGGCCGAACTGCATGTTCACCGACGGCGCCGAGCACGTGCGACTGCGGCAGGCCATCACCGAGAGCTTCGCCCGCGTCAGCAACAGCCGGCTGAGCCGCATCGTCAACCAGGCCGCCCAGTTCCTCATCAACCAGTTCAGCGCTCGCGGCAGTGCCGACCTTCTCAGGGACTACGCGCAACAGCTCCCCCTGTACGTCTTCAACGAACTCTTCGGCTGCCCGGCGGAGATCGGCGACCGGGTCCTGTTCGGCATCTCCGGCATGTTCGACGGCGTCAATGCCGAGCAGGCCAGCCAGGTCCTGCTCCAGGCGGTGGGCGAGCTGGTGGCACTCAAGCGCGTCCATCCCGGGCAGGACATCACGTCCTACCTGATGCAGCACCCGGCACAGCTGACCGACGAGGAACTGGCGCACACGCTGGTGCTGCTCCTCGGCGCGGGCGGCGAGCCGGAAGGCAACCTCATCGGCAACGCCTTCTACACGATGCTGACCGTTGAGGAGTACGCGCGCAACGGGCAGTTCGACAAGGCCCTCGATGACACCCTGTGGCGCAACGCGCCCATGTCCAACTACGCGCCGCACTACCCGGTCTCCGACACAGACGTGGCCGGCGACAAGGTCCGCGCCGGTGAGCTGGTCCTGGTGTCCTTCGGTGCCGCCAATACGGCGCTCGCGGACCAGGGGGCCGACACCCGCGGTCACCTGGCCTGGAGCGCAGGCCCGCACGCCTGCCCGTCCAAGGAACCGGCCAGGCTCATCGCCCTGACCGGCCTGGAGGCTCTGTTCAACGCACTGCCGGACGTTGAACTCGCGGTCCCCGCGGACAGCCTCGCCTGGCGGCCCGGCCCCTTCAACCGAGCTCTGGCCAGCCTGCCCGTCCGCTTCGGTGCGGTCACCCCGCGCCCCGCGGCCGCGCCTGAGCCGACGGACGCGTCCCCTCGCCACCAGGCGCACCCTCCCCTGGCGCCCACGCCCGCGCCCGCGGAGCCGCAGGCCACCGGCAAGCCGGCGCGCTGGAGCAGCTTCGTGAGGTGGCTGACGGGCCAGTAG
- a CDS encoding ATP/GTP-binding protein translates to MVSRLSLSEDAYVRSGAQQTAVKILVVGHFAVGKTTLIGSLSEIAPLSTEEQMTSLSERVDDLKGVQGKTTTTVALDFGRLTLSERIVLYLFGSPGQQRFVNLWDDMARGALGALVLVDPERLADSFEVMDLVESYGLDFAVALNQFDGSAVHTPEAVREALDLLPDTPVVTIDARDKASSVNALITMVRYLQERAALEHA, encoded by the coding sequence ATGGTCTCAAGGCTCTCTCTGTCTGAGGACGCCTACGTGCGCAGCGGTGCACAGCAGACTGCGGTGAAAATCCTGGTCGTCGGGCACTTCGCCGTCGGCAAGACCACTTTGATCGGCTCGCTCTCCGAGATCGCGCCGCTGTCCACCGAGGAGCAGATGACGAGCCTCTCGGAGAGAGTCGACGACCTCAAGGGAGTGCAGGGGAAGACCACGACTACGGTCGCCCTGGACTTCGGTCGCCTGACCCTCAGCGAGCGCATCGTGCTGTATCTGTTCGGGTCACCGGGCCAGCAGCGGTTCGTCAATCTGTGGGACGACATGGCCCGCGGAGCGCTGGGCGCCCTGGTCCTGGTGGACCCCGAGCGACTGGCCGACAGCTTCGAGGTCATGGATCTGGTCGAGAGCTACGGCCTCGACTTCGCCGTGGCCCTCAACCAGTTCGACGGCAGCGCGGTACACACCCCCGAAGCAGTCCGGGAGGCGCTCGACCTGCTGCCCGACACCCCGGTCGTCACCATCGACGCGCGCGACAAAGCGTCGTCCGTCAACGCCCTGATCACCATGGTCCGCTATCTGCAAGAGCGCGCCGCCCTGGAGCACGCATGA
- a CDS encoding DUF742 domain-containing protein: MTDPDRSEPELVSEAGELVRPYVITRGRDLLDEGAFALITLVTSSTDDQQRPQRLSPEEQQILEMCSSGYLSVAEIAAHSQLPLGVVKVLLSSLAEGGYLVTRAPVPSARLANKALLQEVLDGLKALSV; encoded by the coding sequence ATGACGGATCCGGACCGTTCCGAGCCCGAGCTCGTGTCCGAGGCCGGAGAATTAGTCCGGCCCTATGTCATCACCCGTGGGCGTGACCTGCTCGACGAGGGCGCGTTCGCGCTCATCACTCTCGTCACGTCATCCACCGATGATCAGCAGCGCCCCCAGCGGCTCTCGCCCGAGGAGCAGCAGATCCTGGAGATGTGCTCCAGCGGCTACCTCTCGGTCGCTGAGATCGCCGCCCATTCTCAGCTGCCTCTGGGTGTCGTCAAGGTGCTGCTCAGTTCCCTCGCCGAGGGGGGCTATCTGGTCACCCGTGCGCCGGTGCCCTCGGCTCGTCTCGCCAACAAGGCCTTGCTTCAGGAGGTGCTCGATGGTCTCAAGGCTCTCTCTGTCTGA
- a CDS encoding roadblock/LC7 domain-containing protein: MSDDLSWMLEDALAIPHALHAVLISADGLQMSRTAEIGRDDADKVAAAVSGLQSLSRSVGFFCGDDGTTWRQTLIEFDGGWVFLNAAGGGSYLAVAASAEVDMGDITYRMQQLVSRLGKAMSTGRRTDTVIS; encoded by the coding sequence GTGAGCGACGACCTGTCCTGGATGCTCGAGGACGCGCTGGCGATTCCCCATGCCCTGCACGCGGTCCTGATCTCTGCTGACGGCCTGCAGATGTCCCGCACCGCGGAGATCGGCCGGGACGACGCCGACAAGGTGGCCGCCGCCGTGAGCGGACTGCAGTCGCTCAGCCGGTCCGTCGGATTCTTCTGTGGTGACGACGGCACGACCTGGCGCCAGACGCTCATCGAGTTCGACGGTGGCTGGGTGTTCCTGAATGCCGCAGGAGGTGGCTCCTACCTCGCCGTGGCAGCGTCCGCCGAGGTCGACATGGGAGACATCACGTATCGGATGCAGCAGCTGGTCAGCCGACTGGGCAAGGCCATGTCGACCGGCCGCCGCACCGACACGGTCATCTCATGA
- a CDS encoding ATP-binding protein, with the protein MTILQDPTVWALAAGVPVATMVVVRQRKTSESLRRQKRGLESDLTELQGSHADLQSTIAELRRGYDEVVRQAKEEAENATNTVLKSAMQTLQGLAAEQQRAISGLQKKYGDSAVLRDLLDVDHMNSQFNRRAQSIAVLCGGWLGRQRDAASIYDVIRAAQGRIRHYQRIDIASRVDIAVTSRAVEPVALTVAELLDNATSYSAPSSMVDVEVRTVPKGMCIVIDDAGVGMSEEEKTAATALLSSGSAVSVSELGNPPAFGFAVIGALCARFGFTVTIDSTSPYGGVRAVVMVPKELLTDMPEPARPAATQGANAGTVESGSAPATTAGDLPRRQNKRRAMALVPDNQPDEATAPPARSAEARVAAMGAFQRGTLSGRSAGVPAAERDTPADTHEGFDAP; encoded by the coding sequence ATGACAATTTTGCAGGATCCGACGGTCTGGGCGCTTGCTGCCGGCGTCCCTGTCGCCACCATGGTGGTCGTTCGCCAGCGAAAAACGAGTGAGTCGTTGCGCCGTCAGAAGCGGGGACTCGAAAGCGATCTGACCGAACTTCAGGGCAGCCACGCTGACCTCCAATCCACCATCGCAGAGCTCCGCAGGGGCTACGACGAGGTGGTCCGACAGGCAAAGGAAGAGGCGGAGAACGCCACCAATACCGTACTGAAGTCTGCGATGCAGACCCTTCAGGGCCTCGCGGCGGAACAGCAGCGGGCCATCTCCGGGCTGCAGAAGAAGTACGGCGATTCGGCCGTGCTGCGAGATCTGCTGGACGTCGACCACATGAACTCGCAGTTCAACCGGCGTGCACAGTCCATTGCCGTGCTCTGCGGCGGGTGGCTGGGCCGGCAGCGGGATGCGGCATCCATCTACGACGTGATCCGCGCAGCTCAGGGCCGTATCCGGCACTACCAGCGCATCGACATCGCCTCGCGGGTGGACATCGCGGTGACCAGCCGCGCCGTCGAGCCGGTCGCGCTGACGGTGGCCGAACTGCTCGACAACGCCACCAGCTATTCGGCGCCGTCCTCCATGGTCGACGTCGAGGTGCGGACGGTACCCAAGGGCATGTGCATCGTGATCGACGATGCAGGCGTCGGGATGAGCGAGGAAGAGAAGACGGCCGCCACAGCTCTGCTGTCCAGTGGGTCCGCGGTGAGCGTCTCCGAACTCGGCAATCCTCCCGCGTTCGGTTTCGCGGTGATCGGTGCGCTGTGTGCGCGCTTCGGGTTCACGGTCACCATCGACAGCACTTCTCCCTACGGCGGCGTCCGAGCGGTGGTGATGGTGCCGAAGGAGTTGCTGACCGACATGCCGGAACCCGCGAGGCCCGCCGCAACGCAAGGAGCCAACGCGGGCACAGTGGAAAGCGGTTCGGCTCCCGCGACGACAGCGGGCGACCTGCCCCGGCGACAGAACAAGCGCCGCGCCATGGCACTCGTGCCGGACAACCAGCCCGATGAAGCGACTGCGCCGCCGGCCCGGTCGGCGGAGGCACGGGTGGCGGCCATGGGCGCATTTCAGCGCGGCACTCTCAGCGGCCGAAGTGCGGGGGTACCGGCCGCCGAACGCGACACTCCTGCCGATACACACGAAGGATTCGATGCCCCGTGA
- a CDS encoding transcriptional regulator — MAHPSPDDLTDAHPVPKDASLVAEDEHLVQEAERIAVAIGRMFPGLCEVVLHDLRQPDSAIRAIENNLSGRQVGDSATELGLRRIADPDYPSVIQNYSNQFPDGRPAKSTSIGIKNADGRYVAALCLNLDISTLSPLALTLANLVATDNEYTGEALETLRDRTGRELRSAIDSFAAQRSSTPRSLNRSQKRELVRHLHHEGFFEARSSAQHIADRLGVSRATVYNYTK, encoded by the coding sequence ATGGCACACCCCTCCCCAGACGATCTCACCGACGCCCACCCCGTGCCGAAGGATGCATCCCTCGTAGCGGAGGACGAGCACCTGGTACAGGAAGCTGAGCGCATCGCCGTCGCCATCGGCCGCATGTTCCCGGGCCTGTGCGAAGTCGTCCTGCACGATTTGCGCCAACCCGACAGCGCCATCCGCGCCATCGAGAACAACCTCTCCGGGCGGCAGGTCGGCGACTCCGCCACTGAGCTGGGGCTGCGCCGCATCGCTGACCCCGACTACCCCAGCGTCATCCAGAACTACAGCAACCAGTTCCCCGACGGACGCCCGGCCAAGAGCACCTCGATCGGCATCAAGAACGCCGACGGGCGTTACGTCGCGGCACTCTGCCTGAACCTGGACATCAGCACGCTGTCCCCGCTGGCACTGACCCTGGCCAACCTCGTCGCCACGGACAACGAATATACGGGTGAGGCGTTGGAGACGCTGCGCGACCGCACGGGACGCGAACTGCGGTCGGCCATCGACTCCTTCGCGGCCCAGCGCTCCAGCACCCCCCGCAGCCTTAACCGCAGCCAGAAGCGCGAACTGGTCCGGCATCTGCATCACGAGGGATTCTTTGAGGCCCGCAGTTCCGCACAGCACATCGCCGACCGGCTCGGCGTCTCCCGGGCAACTGTCTACAACTACACGAAATAA
- a CDS encoding pyridoxal-phosphate dependent enzyme, with the protein MNAEQHPAATAPDLYDRSGQRYPLDEPRWRGKDGSPLAVSALPGLRPEQIDTAERSLWRYHAALPVDAARRVSLGEGCTPMVPVDWAGRRVHFKLEWFNPTSSFKDRGVSVMMSHLVAHGADRVLEDSSGNGGSAVAAYAAAAGIRAKVIVPALTSEAKILQTRAYGAEVELVGGTRDEVADEAIRQSEQIPYASHNWHPMFLQGTKTIAYEMWESLGFTAPDNVVLVAGAGSNILGCDLAFGELLEAGQIDRRPRLFVGQPEHWATIADTFNGISPSSRGERVPTIAEGASIARPIRLPEAVAAIRRSDGAAYAVPEAEIHTAVRALSARGLYAEPTSSVAAAALDHFLATGDIAPGETTVVVLTGAGLKSAEQLASVFAGPSD; encoded by the coding sequence ATGAATGCCGAACAGCACCCAGCCGCCACTGCCCCCGACCTGTACGACCGGTCCGGACAGCGCTACCCCCTGGACGAGCCCCGCTGGCGGGGCAAGGACGGCAGCCCTCTCGCCGTCAGTGCACTGCCGGGCCTGCGGCCCGAGCAGATCGACACCGCCGAACGGTCCCTGTGGCGCTACCACGCGGCCCTGCCCGTCGACGCCGCCCGCCGGGTGAGCCTGGGAGAAGGGTGTACGCCGATGGTCCCGGTCGACTGGGCCGGCCGACGCGTGCACTTCAAGCTGGAGTGGTTCAACCCGACCTCCAGCTTCAAGGACCGGGGCGTATCGGTGATGATGTCCCACCTCGTGGCGCACGGCGCCGATCGCGTCCTCGAGGACAGTTCGGGCAACGGCGGTTCTGCGGTGGCCGCCTACGCCGCCGCTGCCGGCATCCGCGCCAAGGTGATCGTTCCCGCCCTCACCTCGGAGGCCAAGATCCTCCAAACCCGCGCCTACGGAGCGGAGGTCGAGCTGGTGGGCGGTACCCGCGACGAGGTCGCGGATGAGGCGATCCGCCAGTCGGAGCAGATCCCCTACGCCAGCCACAACTGGCACCCCATGTTCCTCCAGGGCACCAAGACCATCGCCTACGAGATGTGGGAGTCCCTCGGCTTCACCGCACCCGACAACGTCGTCCTGGTGGCCGGCGCGGGCAGCAACATCCTCGGGTGCGACCTCGCCTTCGGCGAGCTGCTCGAGGCGGGCCAGATCGACCGGCGCCCGCGCCTGTTCGTCGGGCAGCCCGAGCACTGGGCGACCATTGCCGACACGTTCAACGGCATCTCCCCCTCCAGCCGCGGCGAGCGGGTACCGACGATCGCCGAGGGCGCGTCGATCGCCCGCCCGATCCGGCTGCCGGAGGCCGTGGCGGCCATCCGCCGCTCCGATGGCGCCGCCTACGCCGTCCCGGAGGCGGAGATTCACACCGCGGTCCGCGCGCTGAGCGCGCGAGGCCTGTACGCCGAGCCGACCAGCAGCGTTGCCGCGGCAGCCCTCGACCACTTCCTCGCGACGGGCGACATCGCGCCGGGCGAGACGACCGTGGTCGTCCTCACCGGTGCGGGGCTGAAGTCCGCAGAGCAGCTGGCCTCGGTCTTCGCCGGGCCCAGCGACTGA
- a CDS encoding SulP family inorganic anion transporter, with amino-acid sequence MSATVDHRTKFPHLRQDFAASLVVFLVALPLCVGVAVASGVPAELGLITGIVGGLVTGMMRGSSFQVSGPAAGLTVLVFEAVQEFGLPALGVIVLASGLLQLAMGAFRLGSWFRAISVSVVEGMLAGIGLVIIAGQLYAAAGMTAPASGLGKISGLPRALVDAAGSTTALASLALGAGTIAVMLVWKRLPRPVRSVPAALAAVALATLASLAFAMPVDTVEVQGLAGSIQLPGLDAIGGLADVSVLGTVLAFTLIASAESLFSAAAVDRLHDGPRTEYDKELIAQGTGNVVSGFLGALPMTAVIVRSSANVQAGARTKASRVLHGVWLLLFTALLPFALALIPIPALAGILVHAGWKLIPLRSTVTLWRAHRGEALILVVTAVAIVAVNMFEGVLIGLALSVAKTAWQASHIRLEVTDKGAGPIEARLTGNATFLRLPKILDNLEALPQDRPIRLDLSGLHHLDHACGTALENWSARHSAAGTEPVKVTELPLERATSG; translated from the coding sequence GTGAGCGCGACCGTGGACCACCGGACGAAATTCCCTCATCTGCGGCAGGACTTCGCCGCCTCGCTCGTCGTGTTCCTGGTCGCCCTGCCGCTGTGCGTGGGCGTCGCCGTGGCCTCCGGTGTGCCGGCCGAACTGGGCCTGATCACCGGCATCGTGGGCGGTCTGGTCACCGGCATGATGCGCGGCAGCAGCTTCCAGGTCTCGGGCCCTGCCGCCGGACTGACCGTTCTGGTCTTCGAGGCCGTGCAGGAATTCGGGCTGCCCGCGCTCGGGGTGATCGTGCTCGCTTCCGGTCTTCTCCAACTGGCCATGGGAGCCTTCAGACTGGGGAGCTGGTTCCGGGCCATCTCGGTCTCGGTCGTCGAGGGCATGCTCGCCGGCATCGGACTCGTGATCATCGCGGGCCAGTTGTACGCGGCGGCCGGCATGACGGCCCCGGCCTCCGGCCTGGGTAAGATCTCCGGGCTGCCCCGGGCACTGGTCGATGCCGCCGGGAGCACTACTGCCCTCGCATCCCTCGCTCTCGGCGCCGGCACCATCGCCGTCATGCTGGTGTGGAAGCGGCTGCCGCGGCCCGTACGGTCCGTTCCGGCGGCGCTCGCCGCGGTCGCGCTGGCCACACTGGCGTCTCTGGCATTCGCCATGCCGGTCGACACGGTCGAGGTGCAAGGGCTGGCCGGCTCCATTCAACTGCCTGGGCTCGACGCCATCGGTGGGCTCGCCGACGTGAGCGTGCTCGGGACAGTTCTGGCCTTCACCCTGATCGCGTCGGCCGAGAGCCTGTTCAGCGCGGCGGCCGTGGACCGGCTGCACGACGGGCCGCGCACCGAGTACGACAAGGAGCTCATCGCCCAGGGCACAGGCAACGTCGTGAGCGGGTTCCTCGGCGCGCTGCCGATGACCGCGGTCATCGTGCGCAGCTCCGCCAACGTCCAGGCAGGCGCGCGGACCAAGGCCTCGCGCGTCCTTCATGGCGTATGGCTGCTGCTGTTCACGGCGTTGCTCCCCTTCGCACTGGCGCTCATCCCGATCCCGGCCCTCGCGGGCATCCTCGTCCACGCGGGGTGGAAGCTCATCCCGCTGCGTTCGACAGTGACGCTGTGGCGCGCGCACCGGGGCGAGGCGCTGATCCTGGTGGTCACCGCGGTGGCGATCGTCGCGGTGAACATGTTCGAAGGTGTTCTGATCGGCCTGGCGCTGTCCGTGGCGAAGACCGCCTGGCAGGCCTCGCACATCAGGCTGGAGGTCACCGACAAGGGCGCCGGCCCCATCGAGGCGCGCCTGACAGGCAATGCGACCTTCCTGCGGCTGCCGAAAATCCTCGACAACCTGGAGGCGCTGCCTCAAGACCGTCCCATCCGGCTGGATCTCTCGGGCCTGCACCACCTCGACCACGCGTGCGGGACGGCGCTGGAGAACTGGTCGGCGCGGCACAGTGCAGCCGGGACCGAGCCGGTGAAGGTCACTGAGCTGCCGTTGGAGCGGGCAACGTCCGGCTGA
- a CDS encoding carbonic anhydrase — MQPLIDHARSFHLQSAARPEEFARLAEGQSPQVLFITCSDSRVVPSLITGARPGELFELRTAGNIVPPYASEQPTGEAATIEYAVEVLGVQDIVVCGHSHCGAVGALLRGDDLTSVPAVRDWLAHATPRPDGVVEDPAVAQAVQNHVLTQLLRLRSHPYVESRLAQNQLRLHGWFYEVHTGSVLAHDVHDDTFQAL, encoded by the coding sequence ATGCAGCCCCTCATCGATCACGCCCGGTCCTTCCACCTACAGTCCGCGGCACGACCCGAGGAGTTTGCCCGACTGGCCGAGGGCCAGTCCCCGCAGGTTCTGTTCATCACCTGTTCCGACTCCCGGGTCGTCCCCTCATTGATCACCGGGGCCCGTCCTGGTGAGCTCTTCGAGCTGCGGACCGCGGGCAACATCGTCCCTCCGTACGCCTCCGAGCAGCCCACGGGCGAGGCGGCCACCATCGAGTACGCGGTGGAGGTGCTCGGAGTCCAGGACATCGTCGTCTGCGGCCACTCGCACTGCGGCGCGGTGGGCGCGCTGCTACGCGGTGACGACCTGACCTCCGTCCCCGCAGTGCGCGACTGGCTCGCGCACGCGACGCCCCGGCCCGACGGGGTGGTGGAAGACCCGGCCGTCGCCCAGGCCGTGCAGAACCACGTGCTGACACAGCTGTTGCGACTTCGTTCCCATCCTTACGTCGAAAGCCGCCTCGCGCAGAACCAACTCCGCCTGCACGGTTGGTTCTACGAAGTGCACACGGGGTCCGTACTGGCCCATGACGTGCACGACGACACCTTCCAGGCCCTGTGA